TGCTGTAGTGGAGGGCTAAATGGAGTATCTTATAGAGCATCTGATGGCACCTGTTCATCATGTCCTGGAGGTATAGCTACATGCCAATGATTAACACATTAATGGTTATACCAAACAAAGTTTGCAGATTGTTATTCAACCAATAATTGTAGTTGATCAGTTAAcatgttccaaactaaataagaagccAAAACTTTAAGATGTGGCAAGTTTTTCCTCAAAACAcagcaaattttctgtgatgtaccaaattttacccttgtgtaagaagcattgttcctacacgtgtagggcaacattaagaaattttgtaggaaatattcccacactgttgaattttgtaagaaagattcctacacatgacatattgtgtaggaataattcctacatttgtaagaacaattcctacacttgtgggaattattcctacactgcaagatgtcttacactttgtgccatgtgtaggaatctttcttacaaaattcaacagagTGGGTACAAAATTCTGcaaaaattctcaataaagctctacacatgtaggaatcatgcttcctacacaagtgtaaaattccttctagcactttacctcaaaattatgatttcttatttaatttggttgtagctgatggAACAAGTGTTAGTGAAAGAAGGCGTTGTTCTACTTTGGGAGGAACTTCATTTGGTGTAAATGGTCAATGTTTTGAGTGTACAGGAGGTAAGCATAGATATCACCTGAAGACATCAAATTACTATTGGCATGTTTACTTACAGGAGTATATTGTGGACAAGATCCTCATTTTGCTATGCCATTATCAGATGGACAACTACTGTGTTACAGTGTGCAAGGATTAGCATACTTTGCGTTCAACCTAATCTCTGACCCCACCATCAACATTAATGCCTATTTTATTCCTCCTGAGAAGAAAGAGAATTTTAAGGAGTATGCCACCTTTTTAGGAGACATCGGTATTATGATTCAACCGAACAATTGTGAGGGTAAATGTAAAACTGAGGACATCACCAAGATCACCATCTCAGCCAGTGACAGAAGTGTTCTCCTTGATGGTAGTAGGACAGTACTCAGTGATCGTCCAGTTCATGTTATGGTGGATAACACAACTGCCACAATTCAACTGGGAGAGAAATTGAAGAAGGGAGAACACCCTAATATGATTGTATCAGTGAAGAAGCCAACACTGTCATTTAAGGTCAATTTTGTCAATGAACATCTTGACCTGGTTGTGATGGATGATAATGGTATCAGTGATGACTGTCATGGAATAATGGGTAAGTTCCATACCCCATTCCATTCCATAATACAATGGAGTATTATACAGGTCAGTTCCTTCGTAGAGAACCAGAGATTGAGAATGGAGTTTTGAGGCTCAGATAGAAACTGAAGAGAAGGTAGCCTGGGATTTCCTGCATACTGAAAAGATGTGTCTACATGCTAAACCATTGTATGGCTATCAAGCAGAAGGGATCATAGAAGGGAAGTATACTGACTACATCGTGGAGAGTATCTTCTCTCAGTACAGCAAGTTTAAGCTATAAACTTCACACCTTATTTGGTGTGTTGAGAATCAAACTCAATTTAGTTAGTAGTTATAAACACACTGACAGTAACAACTCTTTGTTTTTTTGCAATTAGGAATTGacagtgtgtagctatgtaTTCAGAGGTCATCTTTTGGATAGTAATAATGATATATTATAGGCGTATCATCACATGAACAAATTATCACTGATATAATTATGGAAACACTATAGCTAGGTATTCAGTAAGACTTTCTGACTGGCCTACATATTTAGTCCTAGTAAGATTTTGTAGCAGTATGCTACACTGGCTGCAGACCATAAACCAAACAGGTATATTCCTGATCCTCTGATGATCACATAAGACAATAATATCTGTGACTAAATTTCAGTGATGTAGGCTCTTTGCCTGGTGGTACCAACTACTGTTACAATATTTGTCTCTGATCTTAGACAAAATTAATGTTCGCACTTCAGTGTTACAAACTATTGATTAAAAAACAACTGATCAGATATAAACCAGCCAAATACACGTTTCATAACTATTTGACAGTCCTAAAATTAAATCATAAGGAATAtctttatccaaaagtgcaacTAAATTCAATGCACCATCCCCGTTGGATCACAAAACATATCAAAAAAACTGTCTAAACAAACACAGCCAGTAAGTACAGCATTGCCCACTCTAGCAACCTCTCTAAAGATTGGGAAAGTCATTACAACTAGTTGAAGAGAGAACTACCTGTGTCGAAACTCACACAATAGTTACTACTACTAGACTCCCACAACATGCCTACTAAAAGATTTTGGTCATTCATTTAACATGAATTCAAAGATCAAGTTAGCATCAATATCTTATGTTCTCGTGGTAACACACTTATACTGTACAGATAGTAGCAGATGCTCTAAGCAGTTGTTTTTCATCAGTATTACTATATAGGAAGAACTTAACCTCATTTCCCACTATGGATGGAGATCCAATACCAGATATTCCCTTACTAAATATGGAGTACAGAAACTATTAGAACTGAGAACTAGATATCCATAAATTCCCAGAACCCGATAGTACACCATCCAGATGacttattattactgggcaggaaGCTCTGCTgatgtgcccaggaaaaaagaatttacaaagatttacaagtattagctagctacaatgattTAAGAGTCTATAGTAACGTTTGTAAGTTATCAGTAAATAAGTTCAAATCATCATGTTCGATTATTGCAGTGGGGTAAGTTGTTCCATTCATTAATTGTTCTTGAGTAGAAGCTCTGTTGACACATTACAGTAGTCAGTAGGTAACCAAGAGGTGAAGTACCATACCATTTTTGGATTGTTTGTCTTATTGTCATTTGATCTTGTAGAGATAATGCTGTTTATCGGTGTCACGTGGTGATGATGACACATCAAGGAACAACGTGATACTTCTACTACTTATTATATGTTATAATTGTAGGACTCACGTCAGTGAGTATGTTACAATAGAAAGGCAATTTAAAAAACTACATACTACAAAATAACgctacatgtaatagttattgtgagggattttgctgatatatacacccaaagcccgagggtgTATAtctcagcaaaatcccaagcagccatggtacaagtgatatatatcacttggggcgcactcacctaataggtgaaagaactaaagagaactcatcccatttgttttatacagtagcatctgaagatcgattgtggttttaatagcgtgggctaatagccatcaaaacgttgtccatacgttaaaacgtcattaatacgttactacgCTCTGTTAGttttcaacacgcaatgttagaaaacttgcgattgtaaTAATTGAAttggatggagtttatattgttatcatttttgtactaagttaagccaactaactttgctattgggacagtaagtaagttattatattaagttaagtacttagaactgtaagttactaacctatttcaacgtagcagtagtagctttgctgttccatggtctgttcaaaggctgatacgcggtgggtagaaatacgcacatatcaaaacttgcgtaagatattccggatttccgaatgggttacgcccgtttcatataaaataacaccatcTTTTAAACAAagcgccataacttccgcgtactcTGGTTGACAGACAAGAGGTTTGGTTAATCGGactccttgatgaaaggcgattcgattcatgtgtaagttttgtatgtagtaacgaaggggaagctaaaaATGGGCCTTGTACcgcgaaatttacgtgttcataatgcccgtaaaaacacgtgtttttaagcATATCTttgtaaactaacctgtttaacaatttgtacggtcggagtcttattaagcatccttcgctgcgtagtatgataccaaatttagcgaatttggttgaggataacaacttgtaaattgggattttcccggcgagataattaaattttccaatgggttaatgtatggagcgcgtattatgtcatcatcaacagtaaataactgtcgctatggtgacattttcccatttgtacggtcggaattggatagagaaattcaagggctttcttttattgtatggtgtgctgtagagattttgtgagttaaaggttgtaaattagtgtttttgtatgtagtgtaaaatacatgtattttgcattggACAACGAATGacggaatgatgagattttataatcagcctgttttaccaagttgaggtttcaaaaaagatattaaactGATATTAAATTTagttaatgcataattcttaatttttaagggtttaacccagtgttttgaaaacttttaatgttgacctcctgaaaatgcttgatttgacaaatcccatacatatgttttgatatgatccacaatcgcccaaacagttattttgtgccttcattatcctttagtaacaaccaactaatctatcttagcctatgtactaagcttagcaacctctacaaaaccgagtcccacaatacaaagctctatgtcgctcaatataacaagtcaaagcgcatcgattctttgaactggctgggtatcaaagtcattggcaaaccgctttcccatgatattgcccgggcaatatcttgatattgcctgggcaatatgcgagttaaacaccgagcggcgcctttgaacgcccacgctaaagtggtatataaatTTACAATGTGATTTGATGTAAGAGATCCTTAAAACTGTCTACATttttacaaattataatatcTTCAGGTAGAGTGTTCCACAATCGAATCATACTGGGGAAGAAGCTGTACTCATAAGCGTCCACAGTTGAGCCTATCTCAATGAATCGAATTTCAAATCTCTGCTCCGGGTATATCTTGATCTATGTTACATAACTAGGTAGTGTGATGTCAACATGATTGTAAATAGTTTTATGTAACATCTGTAACCTTAGGAGTTTAAAGTGAGCTTCTATCGTATTCCAGTTAAGATGTAACAGCATATTGGATACACTACTAGTTTGGAAATAGTTGTTCATTACGAAACGTCTTTGTATAGACTCCAGTTTATTTATAGAGCGCCTGCCGTGAGGAGCCCAAGCTGCAGCAGCATATTCTAATACAGGCTTAACATAAGTAAaatacaaatcttctttaatttTACGTGACAGTTTTTAAAGTTTCTTCTTACAAATCCTAACATTGAGTTTGCTTTTTTGCAAACATTATCAATGTGTTGGTTAAAGCACAGTTTAGAATCAATTGACACTCCCAGATATTTAGCACACTCAACAACAGTAAGTTTCTTTCCATGTAAAGTATAGTTAGCATGAACAGGGAGAGTTACTGAAACAACCATACATTTATCGACAGTAAAAGACATCTTCCACTTTTCCTCCCATAGTTCAAGTAGTTGTAGGTCATCTTGTAAGGCTCTGGCGTCTTCCAAAGTATCAATCCTCCTATATAGTACACAGTCATCAGTGTATAAACGACAAGTAGATGTTAAATCTTTCAcaatatcatttatatatatcaGAAATAATAAAGGCCCCAATACGGAACCTTGTGGGACGCCACTTAAGACATTACAAGGGGTGGAGGTACACCCCCCCCACACACAAC
The nucleotide sequence above comes from Dysidea avara chromosome 3, odDysAvar1.4, whole genome shotgun sequence. Encoded proteins:
- the LOC136248584 gene encoding uncharacterized protein; the protein is MCYTTASGCSVFTLNVTTASFQDCCDNNDGMSFQSGQVCHNCPDGLMSIIIDPSMIVVVRILSWNGIYIAMPYNYFVAHLLQIPSVTVPLEQLNPCQALSPSGVCTPCRAVCHTGDCDCTGATSNVFPTNVTYCCSGGLNGVSYRASDGTCSSCPGADGTSVSERRRCSTLGGTSFGVNGQCFECTGGVYCGQDPHFAMPLSDGQLLCYSVQGLAYFAFNLISDPTININAYFIPPEKKENFKEYATFLGDIGIMIQPNNCEGKCKTEDITKITISASDRSVLLDGSRTVLSDRPVHVMVDNTTATIQLGEKLKKGEHPNMIVSVKKPTLSFKVNFVNEHLDLVVMDDNGISDDCHGIMGQFLRREPEIENGVLRLR